Part of the Cystobacter ferrugineus genome, CCTGGAGCCGGACGACTATCGCCGCAACTCGCCGCGCTTCCAGGGGGAGAACTTCCAGCGCAACCTGAAGCTGGTGGAGCACATCGAGCAGCTCGCCCAGCGCAAGAAGTGCTCGGCGGCGCAGCTCGCACTCGCCTGGGTATTCGCTCAGGGCGAGGATCTCGTTCCCATCCCGGGCACCAAGCGGCGCAAGTACCTGGACGACAATCTGGGGGCACTGGACGTGACGCTTACTCCGCGGGACCTCGCCGACATCGAGGCCATCGCGCCTCGGGACGTCGCCGCGGGCGAGCGCTACCCGGCCGCCATGCAACAACTGTTGCAGTCTTCTGGTGGGTCCCCGTCGTCCCAGGTGAAGGTGAAGTGATTCCGCGGGGGGCCGTGGCGGGTGCTGGCATACGTGATGGCACCCGCCGTGGTTCGGCGCAGGCCCTCTCGGAGAGGCGGACCAGGTGTGAGCATTTCCTCGCGCGTTCGCTGGGGGGTGTTGTACTGGCTTGAAACAAGAGGAGATGGAACATGGCCCCCAGCAGTCCCGCGAAAATCGTGGTGATCGGTAATGGCCTCATGGGAAGCGCACTGGCTCGAGCCTTCGCCGCGGCGGGCCACGACGTCGCGGTTTGGAACAGGACCGCGAGCAAGGCAAAAGCCGTGGGCGGTGGCACTACCGCGGTGGAGGACCTGCGCGAGGCCGTATCGGGCCGAGAGCTTGTCGTCGTCTCCTTGTCCAACTACGCCGCCTGGTTCGAGCTGTGCTCCTCGAAGGGGGTCGCGTCGGCACTTGCCGGAACGACCCTCGTTCAGCTCACCAGCGGCTCACCCTCGGACGCTCGCGCGGGGCTGGAGTGGGCGAAGGCAAACGGCGCGGACTACCTGGACGCCGCGATCCTCGCCTATCCGGGCTTCGTCGCCACCGATTACGCGACGGTTTTCTACGCCGGGTCGCGCCCCGTCTTCGACCGGCACCTCGACACCCTCCAGGCGATCGCCAGGAAGTCCATCTTCGTCGACGAGCAGATCGGTTCCGCCGCGACGCTCGACTGCGCGATTCTCGAGGCCTACTACGGCAGTTCCCTGGCATTCCTCCACGCCGCGGCCATGTGCAAGGCCGAAGGTCTCGACCCGAAGACCTTTTTCGCCCACAAGGACTCCTTCCTCGGGTTGATTTCCGTCACCGCCGACGCCGCGCGGGGAATGATTGAAAGCAACGACTTTTCCGGCGATCAGTGCAGTCTCGATACCCACG contains:
- a CDS encoding NAD(P)-dependent oxidoreductase, which codes for MAPSSPAKIVVIGNGLMGSALARAFAAAGHDVAVWNRTASKAKAVGGGTTAVEDLREAVSGRELVVVSLSNYAAWFELCSSKGVASALAGTTLVQLTSGSPSDARAGLEWAKANGADYLDAAILAYPGFVATDYATVFYAGSRPVFDRHLDTLQAIARKSIFVDEQIGSAATLDCAILEAYYGSSLAFLHAAAMCKAEGLDPKTFFAHKDSFLGLISVTADAARGMIESNDFSGDQCSLDTHVAAIEHIVRLSKDARISTRFPKELLDNYKRAISAGLGSKELPAVFRTLARDDT